One window from the genome of Leptospira broomii serovar Hurstbridge str. 5399 encodes:
- a CDS encoding porin OmpL1, giving the protein MKQTKCKTILVLMFFSSLRNLSAKSYVFGSIGTQFDLGRLGKTITQDGQNAYSYYDVQSSDR; this is encoded by the coding sequence ATGAAGCAAACCAAATGTAAAACGATTCTCGTTCTAATGTTTTTCTCCTCGTTACGTAATTTAAGCGCAAAATCTTATGTCTTTGGGAGTATCGGAACTCAGTTTGATCTCGGTCGACTTGGAAAGACGATAACGCAAGACGGTCAAAATGCATATAGCTATTACGATGTACAATCCTCCGATAGATAA
- a CDS encoding DUF1761 domain-containing protein: MLPINLMAVSLAALAAFILGFLFHGPLFGKLWMKLADVHPTGNEKFSDMVPQLLWNLLSNFITAYGLAVIYLFASSSPFLSGVGIWRGVICALWVWFGFLVTATSIEVIWMGRKAKLWLFECACSFVVMAAMGAIIASL, translated from the coding sequence ATGTTACCGATCAATTTAATGGCTGTTAGTTTAGCCGCTCTCGCGGCGTTCATCCTCGGGTTTTTATTTCATGGGCCTCTGTTCGGGAAACTTTGGATGAAATTGGCCGACGTTCATCCGACCGGAAATGAAAAATTTTCCGATATGGTACCTCAATTATTGTGGAACCTATTATCGAATTTTATCACTGCTTACGGACTGGCCGTAATTTATTTGTTTGCATCTTCCTCTCCTTTCCTGAGCGGCGTTGGAATTTGGAGAGGTGTCATTTGCGCTCTTTGGGTTTGGTTCGGCTTTTTAGTAACTGCTACTTCGATCGAAGTTATTTGGATGGGCAGAAAAGCTAAGTTATGGTTATTCGAATGTGCTTGCTCATTTGTTGTAATGGCGGCAATGGGAGCCATTATCGCCAGTCTGTAA
- a CDS encoding TetR/AcrR family transcriptional regulator, with protein sequence MKETKATLKKSRNLEITRKQILEVAFMNFFKYGFQGTSMDDLVEQTSLTKGAFYHQFPTKLALGYAVVDEVLTSLIVDRWVKPLEEYENPIIGIMELMQRHIGDAKPEILKFGCPLNNLVQEMSPVDKGFKIRLQAALKLWIDELEKFLTRAKKAGYIKKEINTNEAAHFIVMAHEGFYGLIKGVGDHQLFGILFKAMSRYFDSISR encoded by the coding sequence ATGAAAGAAACCAAGGCTACTTTGAAGAAATCCCGTAATCTTGAAATTACAAGAAAGCAAATTCTAGAAGTTGCTTTTATGAATTTCTTTAAATACGGTTTTCAGGGCACTAGCATGGATGACCTTGTAGAGCAAACTTCCTTGACTAAAGGCGCCTTTTATCATCAATTCCCTACCAAACTTGCGCTAGGTTATGCGGTCGTTGACGAGGTTTTAACATCTCTTATCGTCGATCGTTGGGTTAAGCCGCTTGAGGAGTATGAAAATCCCATTATAGGAATTATGGAGCTCATGCAGCGTCATATCGGCGATGCGAAGCCCGAGATTCTTAAGTTCGGTTGCCCGTTGAATAACCTAGTACAGGAAATGTCGCCTGTGGATAAGGGTTTTAAGATTCGTCTTCAGGCAGCTCTTAAGTTGTGGATCGATGAACTGGAAAAATTTCTAACACGGGCTAAGAAGGCGGGATATATAAAAAAAGAGATTAATACCAATGAAGCGGCACATTTTATAGTAATGGCTCACGAGGGCTTTTACGGACTTATCAAAGGAGTGGGTGACCACCAGCTTTTCGGCATTCTATTTAAAGCAATGAGCCGATATTTCGATTCGATCTCAAGATGA
- a CDS encoding alcohol dehydrogenase catalytic domain-containing protein, with product MKALRQLGPLPEEALLNPDKIRNYITITEIDIPKPGPGQVLVKVNRGSMNPNDLYHIRGVYSSTLDYPYPRGVGFEGAGVVVAAGRGIIGRLRIGRRVALYSKNGVFAEYVLADALKLIVLPNDVQFQEAASSVANPITGVGMAKWAKASGSKYFFITAAAGAVARMTMRVAHSYGLKSIAIVRREEQAIICKEEGASYVLNQADPDFELQLTELCKKVNCAYGFDCIGGEMPLILIRSMPQGSTLCMYGYFNTGPMQFEAQKLFNGWKVEFFESEYYVKSLSLFARFRLSREVINNVNGIFKPKIRKQFNLAQAAEAYAYYNRHMTDGKIQIVVNENL from the coding sequence ATGAAAGCACTTCGTCAACTCGGACCTTTGCCCGAAGAGGCGCTTTTAAATCCGGACAAAATAAGAAACTATATTACGATTACTGAAATAGATATTCCGAAACCGGGGCCGGGTCAGGTTCTTGTAAAAGTTAATAGAGGATCAATGAATCCTAACGATCTTTACCATATCAGGGGAGTCTATAGTTCGACTTTGGATTATCCTTATCCTCGTGGAGTTGGATTCGAAGGGGCTGGCGTGGTAGTCGCGGCTGGCAGAGGCATTATCGGTCGCTTGAGAATCGGTAGGCGCGTAGCTTTATATAGTAAAAATGGTGTCTTTGCCGAATACGTTTTAGCAGACGCATTGAAGTTAATCGTACTTCCAAACGACGTGCAATTTCAAGAGGCAGCATCGTCTGTCGCCAATCCAATCACAGGTGTCGGAATGGCAAAGTGGGCCAAGGCTTCCGGATCTAAATATTTTTTCATTACGGCTGCAGCCGGTGCAGTTGCCCGAATGACGATGCGTGTTGCCCATAGTTACGGATTGAAAAGCATCGCTATCGTTCGTAGGGAGGAGCAAGCTATTATCTGCAAGGAAGAAGGCGCTTCATACGTGCTTAATCAAGCGGACCCTGATTTCGAATTGCAACTTACCGAATTATGCAAAAAAGTAAATTGCGCATACGGCTTTGACTGCATAGGCGGAGAGATGCCTTTAATTCTGATTCGCTCAATGCCTCAAGGATCGACATTATGTATGTACGGCTATTTCAATACCGGGCCTATGCAATTCGAAGCCCAAAAATTGTTCAACGGCTGGAAAGTGGAATTCTTCGAATCCGAATACTACGTAAAATCTCTATCTCTATTCGCCAGATTTCGACTATCGCGAGAAGTCATCAATAATGTAAATGGAATTTTTAAGCCTAAGATTCGGAAGCAATTCAATTTGGCTCAAGCGGCAGAAGCTTACGCTTATTATAACCGACACATGACCGACGGGAAGATTCAAATTGTCGTAAATGAAAATCTATGA
- a CDS encoding VOC family protein, which produces MKKLLIAICILITGISFWWAITSSQSDYHKIDNIDFSYATLILNSPNPERLSEFYRNALGAQRSKEEAVWSLDGSIKSVISLRTAGYDEQGPLLTILKSDKSNIESPLPNDLGYAHICFESDDIPGLIEQILKNGGKILSSFKDLEKVPAAYATDPDGNVFEIHLPFPAPVTPRTIYRSLNSLVRISFKLAPAKVDAIRFLHVNINSTDWIKTMNFYTKALGTSATGFERNYRGEFIENLTGINGAVVRGRHVELPGYSEGGPTFEIFTYNKSSSKKPRTMTEMGFVATGFQVQNLDTAIKKIISEGGTLVSRRGSQSAILKDIDGNILILAPKNKFLRINR; this is translated from the coding sequence ATGAAAAAATTACTTATCGCAATCTGCATTTTGATTACCGGCATCTCATTTTGGTGGGCTATAACCTCATCTCAGAGCGACTATCATAAGATAGACAACATTGATTTTTCATATGCCACCTTGATTTTAAACAGCCCGAATCCGGAGCGACTTTCGGAATTCTATCGAAACGCCTTAGGAGCTCAAAGATCTAAGGAAGAGGCAGTATGGAGTTTAGACGGATCAATCAAGTCGGTTATATCTCTTAGAACAGCAGGCTATGACGAGCAAGGACCGTTATTGACCATCCTAAAAAGTGATAAATCGAATATCGAATCGCCTTTGCCGAATGATTTAGGTTACGCTCATATTTGCTTTGAGAGCGATGATATCCCCGGTTTGATCGAACAAATCTTAAAAAACGGCGGTAAAATACTCAGTTCATTCAAAGATTTGGAAAAAGTTCCCGCGGCATACGCAACTGATCCGGATGGAAATGTTTTCGAGATCCATCTACCATTTCCTGCGCCAGTAACTCCGCGCACAATATATCGATCGTTAAATTCGTTAGTACGGATTAGCTTCAAGTTGGCACCCGCGAAAGTCGACGCAATACGATTTCTTCACGTAAATATTAATTCAACAGATTGGATTAAGACAATGAATTTTTATACTAAAGCGTTGGGGACTTCCGCTACAGGATTCGAAAGGAATTACAGAGGGGAATTCATCGAAAATCTAACCGGCATAAACGGGGCTGTAGTGCGTGGTCGGCATGTTGAATTACCCGGTTATAGCGAAGGAGGTCCAACTTTCGAAATTTTCACTTATAACAAATCGTCCTCAAAAAAACCGCGTACGATGACCGAAATGGGGTTCGTTGCAACCGGCTTTCAAGTGCAAAACCTTGATACCGCAATAAAGAAAATAATCAGCGAGGGGGGAACTCTTGTGAGCCGAAGGGGAAGTCAATCTGCAATACTCAAAGATATCGACGGCAATATACTGATCTTAGCACCAAAAAATAAATTTTTGAGAATTAATCGATGA